The following coding sequences are from one Kallotenue papyrolyticum window:
- a CDS encoding cytochrome P450: MLTPNIPPQPRFRYPGAVLFAFRRDPLGLLTRLARDYGDVVALRLARQHLVLINHPDLIRDVLVTHHRCFKKGRGLERVKRFLGEGLLTSEGEFHLRQRRMIQPAFHRQRIHGYGATMVAYAQRTAQRWQPGTTLDVAHEMMRLTLGVAGKTLFDADVEDEANEIGAALTELMHLFNVIASPLEEWLERLPLLPAARRFQRARDRLDRIVYRLIDERRRSGEDRGDLLSMLLQAQDIEGDGTGMSDQQIRDEAMTLLLAGHETTANALSWTWYLLSQHPEVEARFHAELDQALQGRAPTADDVTRLPYTRMVFSEALRLYPPAWIIGRRALVDYQLRDYRLPAGTVVVMSQYVMHRDPRFYPDPQRFDPERWRPEQVEQRPKFAYFPFGGGPRLCIGEQFAWMEGVLVLAAIGQRWRLRLAPGQTVEPEPLITLRPRGGLRMIVEPR; the protein is encoded by the coding sequence ATGCTTACGCCGAACATACCACCCCAACCGCGCTTCCGCTATCCCGGAGCAGTGTTGTTTGCCTTCCGCCGCGACCCGCTTGGTCTGTTGACGCGGCTGGCACGCGACTATGGCGACGTTGTGGCGCTGCGTCTTGCCAGGCAACACCTGGTGTTGATCAATCATCCCGATCTGATCCGCGACGTCTTGGTGACGCACCACCGTTGCTTCAAAAAGGGCCGCGGCCTGGAGCGCGTCAAGCGCTTCCTGGGCGAGGGCCTGCTGACCAGTGAGGGTGAGTTTCACCTGCGGCAGCGGCGCATGATCCAGCCTGCCTTTCACCGCCAGCGCATTCATGGCTACGGCGCGACGATGGTGGCCTATGCTCAGCGCACGGCACAGCGCTGGCAGCCGGGCACAACGTTGGACGTGGCCCACGAGATGATGCGCCTGACGTTGGGGGTGGCCGGCAAAACGCTCTTCGACGCCGACGTGGAAGACGAGGCCAACGAGATCGGTGCGGCGTTGACCGAGCTGATGCATCTCTTCAACGTGATCGCCTCGCCGTTGGAGGAGTGGCTGGAGCGGCTGCCGTTGCTGCCCGCGGCGCGCCGCTTCCAGCGCGCCCGCGACCGGCTGGATCGCATCGTTTATCGCCTGATCGATGAGCGGCGGCGTTCCGGTGAAGACCGTGGCGACCTGCTCTCGATGCTGTTGCAGGCCCAGGATATCGAGGGTGATGGCACCGGCATGAGCGATCAGCAGATTCGCGACGAGGCCATGACCCTGCTGCTGGCCGGCCATGAAACCACCGCCAACGCGCTGAGCTGGACTTGGTACCTGCTAAGCCAGCATCCCGAGGTCGAGGCGCGCTTCCATGCCGAGCTCGATCAGGCGCTGCAGGGCCGCGCGCCGACCGCTGATGACGTGACGCGCCTGCCCTACACCCGCATGGTGTTCAGCGAGGCGCTGCGGCTCTACCCGCCGGCCTGGATCATTGGACGGCGCGCGCTGGTCGACTACCAGTTGCGTGACTATCGGCTGCCGGCCGGCACGGTGGTGGTGATGAGCCAGTATGTGATGCACCGCGACCCACGCTTCTATCCCGATCCGCAGCGCTTCGATCCGGAGCGCTGGCGTCCCGAACAGGTCGAGCAGCGGCCCAAGTTCGCCTACTTCCCCTTCGGCGGTGGGCCGCGTCTGTGCATTGGCGAGCAGTTCGCCTGGATGGAGGGCGTGCTGGTGCTGGCGGCCATCGGGCAGCGCTGGCGGCTGCGGCTGGCGCCCGGCCAGACGGTGGAGCCGGAGCCGTTGATCACGCTGCGTCCGCGAGGCGGCCTGCGTATGATCGTCGAACCGCGCTAG
- a CDS encoding ArnT family glycosyltransferase: MQSTQPSASAPRIATRRMAASLVAPGQAVLVLTLIWAVTTFTLRAWSAISYPYQLDYGEGPLLDQALRLAHGENIYRPDLSTAPFVLSNYPPLYVLLQAPLTLLVGPAFWYGRLLSLGGTLLAIGCAAATLHHLTRDRLAALISAGLLLAMPYVLHWAPLARVDGLALGLSWAGLWLLVCHPTRRWSAPGAGGLLLAAILTRQSYALAAPLTALVWRWHHEGRRRALGWLAGVLAAGGVVALGLHLLTDGGIWRHTIGGNLNEFHLRTVGWMARSTAQQMPLVIIAALLYPTLGRQQPAWRLITPYLLGATLSALTVGKIGSSVNYLLELMVAMSLAAGALVAELRHPRHRRWAALLAGAQIALLLVWFTTIYPWYHRITPPPASAELLTAIVHTDGAVIIDDYMGLLPLAGKRIQFQPFELTQLARSGGWDQRPFLDQIERRAYAAIMITQPPSVHIGWTPEMLAAIARAYGPAERIGPVQVYRPRP, from the coding sequence ATGCAGTCCACGCAGCCATCGGCATCGGCGCCACGCATCGCAACGCGCCGTATGGCCGCGTCGCTGGTTGCGCCCGGTCAGGCCGTCCTGGTCCTGACGCTGATCTGGGCCGTGACCACCTTCACACTGCGCGCCTGGAGCGCCATCAGCTATCCCTATCAACTCGACTATGGCGAAGGCCCGTTGCTCGATCAGGCCCTGCGCCTGGCACACGGCGAGAACATCTACCGCCCGGATCTCTCGACAGCGCCCTTTGTGCTCTCCAACTATCCGCCGCTGTATGTGCTGCTGCAGGCGCCGCTAACGCTGCTCGTCGGCCCGGCGTTCTGGTATGGACGGCTGCTGTCGCTGGGCGGTACGCTGCTGGCGATCGGCTGCGCTGCGGCCACCCTCCATCATCTGACCCGCGATCGCCTGGCAGCGCTGATCAGCGCCGGGCTGCTCCTGGCGATGCCCTACGTGCTGCACTGGGCGCCGCTGGCGCGGGTGGATGGTCTGGCGCTGGGGCTGAGTTGGGCCGGCCTCTGGCTGCTGGTATGCCATCCCACGCGGCGCTGGAGCGCGCCGGGCGCGGGTGGGCTGCTGCTGGCCGCGATCCTGACGCGGCAGTCCTACGCGCTGGCCGCGCCGCTGACGGCGCTGGTCTGGCGCTGGCACCACGAGGGCCGGCGGCGCGCGCTCGGCTGGCTGGCCGGGGTGCTGGCGGCGGGCGGAGTAGTGGCCCTGGGACTGCATCTGCTGACCGACGGCGGCATCTGGCGGCACACCATCGGCGGCAACCTGAACGAGTTTCATCTGCGCACGGTCGGCTGGATGGCGCGCAGCACCGCGCAGCAGATGCCGCTGGTGATCATCGCCGCGCTGCTCTATCCCACACTGGGACGGCAGCAGCCAGCCTGGCGGCTGATCACGCCCTACCTGCTCGGCGCGACGCTCAGCGCGCTGACGGTCGGCAAGATCGGTTCGAGCGTCAACTACCTGCTGGAGCTGATGGTCGCCATGAGCCTGGCCGCCGGGGCGCTGGTCGCCGAGCTGCGCCACCCGCGCCATCGCAGGTGGGCCGCCCTGCTCGCCGGCGCGCAGATCGCGCTGTTGCTGGTGTGGTTTACGACGATCTACCCCTGGTACCACCGCATCACGCCGCCGCCTGCCAGCGCCGAACTGCTCACCGCCATCGTCCATACCGACGGCGCGGTCATCATCGATGACTACATGGGCCTACTGCCCCTGGCCGGCAAGCGCATCCAATTTCAGCCCTTTGAGCTGACACAATTGGCGCGCAGCGGCGGCTGGGATCAGCGCCCGTTTCTGGACCAGATCGAACGCCGGGCCTATGCGGCGATCATGATCACCCAGCCGCCCTCGGTGCACATCGGCTGGACGCCCGAGATGCTGGCCGCCATCGCGCGCGCCTACGGGCCGGCGGAGCGCATCGGTCCGGTGCAGGTCTATCGGCCGCGGCCCTGA
- a CDS encoding acetyl-CoA C-acetyltransferase, with translation MAPLNDRDTVIVAGARTPIGKFGGALSGIPAPHLGGYAIRAALERAGIDPALVDEVIMGNVLQAGEGQAPARQAALKGGLPESVGALTINKVCGSGLKAVMLAAALIRAGDAEVIVAGGMENMSAAPYLLPQARFGYRLGNGEIIDSTVHDGLWCAVECQHMGMSAEWIAQEFGVSREQQDAFALRSHQRAAAAQDAGKFDREIVPIEISGKKGQVTRVTADEPVRRDTDARQLAGLRPAFKPDGGTVTAGNAPGITDGAAALVVMSAAKARELGVTPLARIMGYAQAALKPLALFAAPPHAIRRLLEQTGTTLDDYDLFEINEAFAAQIVANANELGLDQDRLNVHGGAIALGHPIGASGARVLVTLLHALQDRGGKRGIASLCLGGGEAVALAIELL, from the coding sequence GTGGCACCTTTGAACGACCGCGATACTGTGATTGTTGCGGGCGCGCGCACGCCCATCGGCAAGTTCGGCGGCGCGCTGTCCGGCATTCCCGCGCCACACCTGGGTGGCTATGCGATCCGCGCCGCGCTGGAGCGTGCCGGCATCGATCCGGCGCTGGTCGATGAAGTGATCATGGGCAACGTGCTGCAGGCGGGCGAGGGGCAGGCGCCCGCGCGCCAGGCGGCGCTCAAGGGCGGGCTGCCGGAAAGCGTCGGCGCGCTGACGATCAACAAGGTCTGTGGCTCGGGGCTGAAGGCGGTGATGCTGGCCGCCGCGCTGATTCGCGCCGGTGATGCCGAAGTGATCGTCGCGGGCGGCATGGAGAACATGAGCGCTGCGCCCTATCTCCTGCCGCAGGCGCGCTTCGGTTACCGCCTCGGCAACGGCGAGATCATCGACTCGACCGTGCATGATGGCCTGTGGTGCGCGGTTGAATGCCAACACATGGGCATGAGCGCCGAGTGGATCGCGCAGGAGTTCGGCGTCAGCCGCGAGCAGCAGGATGCCTTCGCGCTGCGCTCGCATCAGCGTGCTGCCGCCGCGCAGGATGCCGGCAAATTCGACCGCGAGATCGTGCCGATCGAGATCAGCGGTAAAAAGGGCCAGGTCACGCGCGTGACCGCGGATGAGCCGGTGCGCCGCGATACCGACGCCAGGCAACTGGCGGGGCTGCGCCCGGCCTTCAAACCCGACGGCGGCACGGTCACCGCCGGCAACGCGCCCGGCATCACCGACGGCGCTGCTGCGCTGGTGGTGATGAGCGCGGCCAAAGCGCGCGAGCTGGGCGTCACACCGCTGGCGCGCATCATGGGCTATGCGCAGGCGGCGCTCAAGCCGCTGGCGCTCTTCGCCGCACCGCCACATGCCATCCGCCGGCTGCTGGAGCAGACCGGCACCACGCTCGACGACTACGATCTGTTCGAGATCAACGAGGCGTTCGCGGCGCAGATCGTGGCCAATGCCAACGAACTCGGTCTGGATCAGGATCGGCTCAACGTGCATGGCGGCGCGATCGCCCTGGGCCATCCCATTGGCGCGTCCGGCGCGCGCGTGCTGGTGACGCTGCTGCACGCGCTCCAGGATCGCGGCGGCAAGCGCGGCATCGCCAGCCTGTGCCTGGGCGGCGGCGAGGCGGTCGCGCTGGCGATCGAGCTGCTCTAA
- a CDS encoding N-acetylmuramoyl-L-alanine amidase, with translation MEYTIIQYPALPSAYTAQKPGRRIDMIVLHATGGVKTGDLWTLSGRDRTHLVSCHYYITKLGEIYQLVQDKDIAWHAGVSFWQGESDCNRFSLGVELENLNTGRDPYPQAQLDAARWLVRTKVQQYRIPRARLVRHADIAQPPGRKTDPRGFPWESFVAQVYADVAPGPPPPPPSTPPTEEVLRTALLDAAYRRARHVYHPDWALHQYAIRERLGPPIVPLLRFRAENRDWVAEIYGVDAICSPVGGWQDIRRLSQLPDGELKRAFRQEVYRALGVAYHADWAFHQYADRNPIGVPLSESFRLTLSSGESYSAQIFSLDTLISPTGQWNTVIPLSQLLAASQLAPRDAELRDALLQRQYQRIGAKYHPEWAMHQAAIRWQVGAPLSNQERIEMGRVDYVAQSYGRDVLYSPEGDWGIVKRLSELL, from the coding sequence ATGGAATACACCATCATCCAGTATCCGGCGCTGCCATCGGCCTACACCGCCCAGAAGCCGGGCCGGCGTATCGACATGATCGTGCTGCACGCCACGGGCGGCGTCAAAACCGGCGATCTCTGGACGCTCTCCGGCCGCGATCGCACCCATCTGGTGAGCTGCCACTACTACATCACCAAGCTGGGCGAGATCTATCAACTGGTACAGGACAAAGATATCGCCTGGCATGCCGGCGTGTCGTTCTGGCAGGGCGAAAGCGATTGCAATCGCTTCTCGCTGGGCGTCGAGCTCGAAAATCTCAACACCGGACGCGATCCCTATCCGCAGGCGCAGCTCGACGCCGCGCGCTGGCTGGTGCGCACCAAGGTGCAGCAGTACCGCATTCCGCGCGCGCGCCTGGTGCGTCACGCCGACATCGCACAGCCGCCGGGGCGCAAAACCGATCCGCGCGGCTTTCCCTGGGAGTCGTTTGTGGCCCAGGTGTATGCCGACGTGGCGCCCGGTCCGCCACCACCGCCGCCATCCACGCCGCCCACGGAAGAGGTGCTGCGCACGGCGCTGCTGGATGCCGCCTACCGGCGCGCGCGGCACGTCTATCACCCCGACTGGGCGCTGCACCAATATGCAATCCGCGAGCGGCTGGGCCCGCCGATCGTGCCGCTGCTGCGCTTCCGGGCCGAAAACCGCGACTGGGTAGCCGAAATCTACGGCGTGGACGCGATCTGCTCGCCGGTGGGCGGCTGGCAGGATATCCGCCGCCTGAGCCAGCTTCCCGACGGCGAACTGAAGCGCGCCTTCCGCCAGGAGGTCTACCGCGCGCTGGGCGTGGCCTACCATGCCGACTGGGCCTTTCACCAGTACGCCGACCGCAACCCGATCGGCGTGCCGCTGAGCGAGAGCTTCCGCCTGACGCTGAGCAGCGGCGAGAGCTACAGCGCGCAGATCTTCTCGTTGGACACGCTGATCAGCCCCACCGGTCAGTGGAACACGGTGATCCCGCTCTCGCAGCTGCTGGCCGCCAGCCAGCTCGCGCCGCGCGACGCCGAGCTGCGCGACGCACTGTTGCAACGCCAGTACCAACGCATCGGCGCCAAGTACCATCCAGAGTGGGCCATGCACCAGGCCGCGATCCGCTGGCAGGTGGGCGCGCCGCTCTCGAACCAGGAACGTATTGAGATGGGTCGCGTTGACTACGTCGCGCAATCCTACGGTCGCGACGTGTTGTACTCGCCCGAAGGCGACTGGGGCATCGTCAAACGGCTCAGCGAGCTGTTGTAG
- a CDS encoding potassium channel family protein, with protein MNILIVGGGKVGISLADMLGVHGHQVTVIEMRDAVFVKNQRLVPTARHILGDGCNPVILREAGVENMDAVVAVTGDDEDNLVVAKLAKHEYGVARVIARINNPKNEWLFTPKLGVDIALSHASLLARLIHEELSLGDLVPLLKLSQGRISLAEIVIPPDSSAVGKRVEELQLPKDCVLATLLRDGHPLIPRSDTVLAAHDRVIALVQSDQQAHLVRTLAH; from the coding sequence ATGAACATCCTGATCGTCGGTGGTGGCAAGGTTGGCATCAGCCTTGCGGATATGCTCGGTGTCCACGGTCACCAGGTGACGGTGATCGAGATGCGCGATGCGGTCTTTGTCAAGAATCAACGCCTGGTGCCAACCGCACGCCATATCCTGGGCGATGGCTGCAATCCGGTGATCCTGCGCGAGGCGGGCGTGGAAAACATGGACGCGGTGGTGGCAGTCACTGGCGACGACGAGGATAATCTGGTCGTCGCCAAGCTGGCCAAGCACGAATACGGTGTCGCACGCGTGATTGCCCGCATCAACAATCCCAAGAACGAGTGGCTGTTCACGCCCAAGCTAGGCGTGGACATCGCCCTGTCGCATGCCTCGCTGCTGGCACGACTGATCCACGAAGAGTTGAGTCTGGGCGATCTGGTACCGCTGCTCAAGCTCAGCCAGGGCCGCATCTCGCTGGCCGAGATCGTGATCCCTCCCGACTCATCGGCGGTGGGCAAGCGCGTCGAGGAGCTGCAGCTGCCCAAGGATTGTGTGTTGGCCACGCTGCTGCGCGACGGCCATCCGCTGATTCCGCGCAGCGACACGGTGCTGGCCGCGCACGACCGCGTCATCGCGCTGGTGCAGAGCGATCAGCAGGCCCACCTGGTGCGCACGCTGGCGCACTGA